In the Serinus canaria isolate serCan28SL12 chromosome 22, serCan2020, whole genome shotgun sequence genome, one interval contains:
- the LOC127060368 gene encoding uncharacterized protein LOC127060368 isoform X19, with protein MGMGHSLAPFIPGIPWAWSIPWHPLTLESHGHGAFPGTLYPWNPMGMGHSLAPWNSMGMEHSLAPFNPGIPWAWGIPWHPLTLESHGHGAFPGTLESHGHGAFPGTLYPCHAVIPIHPLTPLILVSNPRPLTPHPCHPSVPVCCSLLPLHLPCSPSLPSWLVLEVSQCSFPSSEVSQCSFPSSEVSQCSFPSSEVSQCSFPSSEVSQCSFPSSEVSQCSFPSSEVSQCSFPSSEVSQCSFPSSEVSQCSFPSSEVSQCSLPSSEVSQCSLPSSRGVPVLSPHFSQFQRCARGGTGAQLGWFWWL; from the exons ATGGGCATGGGGCATTCCCTGGCACCCTTTATCCCTGGAATCCCATGGGCATGGAGCATTCCCTGGCACCCTTTAACCCTGGAATCCCATGGGCATGGGGCATTCCCTGGCACCCTTTATCCCTGGAATCCCATGGGCATGGGGCATTCCCTGGCACCCTGGAATTCCATGGGCATGGAGCATTCCCTGGCACCCTTTAACCCTGGAATCCCATGGGCATGGGGCATTCCCTGGCACCCTTTAACCCTGGAATCCCATGGGCATGGGGCATTCCCTGGCACCCTGGAATCCCATGGGCATGGGGCATTCCCTGGCACCCTTTATCCCTGCCATGCTGTGATCCCAATCCATCCCCTCACACCTCTCATCCTTGTTTCCAATCCACGCCCTCTCACTCCtcatccctgccatccctctgtcccagtttgctgttctctgcttcccctccaccttccctgcagcccctctctcccctcctggcTCGTCCTAGAG GTGTCCCAGTGCTCCTTTCCCAGTTCAGAGGTGTCCCAGTGCTCCTTTCCCAGTTCAGAG GTGTCCCAGTGCTCCTTTCCCAGTTCAGAGGTGTCCCAGTGCTCCTTTCCCAGTTCAGAGGTGTCCCAGTGCTCCTTTCCCAGTTCAGAGGTGTCCCAGTGCTCCTTTCCCAGTTCAGAGGTGTCCCAGTGCTCCTTTCCCAGTTCAGAGGTGTCCCAGTGCTCCTTTCCCAGTTCAGAGGTGTCCCAGTGCTCCTTTCCCAGTTCAGAGGTGTCCCAGTGCTCCTTGCCCAGTTCAGAGGTGTCCCAGTGCTCCTTGCCCAGTTCCAGAGGTGTCCCAGTGCTCTCTCCCCACTTTTCCCAGTTCCAGAGGTGTGCCAGGGG
- the LOC127060368 gene encoding uncharacterized protein LOC127060368 isoform X15, producing the protein MGMGHSLAPFIPGIPWAWSIPWHPLTLESHGHGAFPGTLYPWNPMGMGHSLAPWNSMGMEHSLAPFNPGIPWAWGIPWHPLTLESHGHGAFPGTLESHGHGAFPGTLYPCHAVIPIHPLTPLILVSNPRPLTPHPCHPSVPVCCSLLPLHLPCSPSLPSWLVLEVSQCSFPSSEVSQCSFPSSEVSQCSLPSSEVSQCSFPSSEVSQCSFPSSEVSQCSFPSSEVSQCSFPSSEVSQCSFPSSEVSQCSFPSSEVSQCSFPSSEVSQCSLPSSEVSQCSLPSSRGVPVLSPHFSQFQRCARGGTGAQLGWFWWL; encoded by the exons ATGGGCATGGGGCATTCCCTGGCACCCTTTATCCCTGGAATCCCATGGGCATGGAGCATTCCCTGGCACCCTTTAACCCTGGAATCCCATGGGCATGGGGCATTCCCTGGCACCCTTTATCCCTGGAATCCCATGGGCATGGGGCATTCCCTGGCACCCTGGAATTCCATGGGCATGGAGCATTCCCTGGCACCCTTTAACCCTGGAATCCCATGGGCATGGGGCATTCCCTGGCACCCTTTAACCCTGGAATCCCATGGGCATGGGGCATTCCCTGGCACCCTGGAATCCCATGGGCATGGGGCATTCCCTGGCACCCTTTATCCCTGCCATGCTGTGATCCCAATCCATCCCCTCACACCTCTCATCCTTGTTTCCAATCCACGCCCTCTCACTCCtcatccctgccatccctctgtcccagtttgctgttctctgcttcccctccaccttccctgcagcccctctctcccctcctggcTCGTCCTAGAG GTGTCCCAGTGCTCCTTTCCCAGTTCAGAGGTGTCCCAGTGCTCCTTTCCCAGTTCAGAGGTGTCCCAGTGCTCCTTGCCCAGTTCAGAGGTGTCCCAGTGCTCCTTTCCCAGTTCAGAGGTGTCCCAGTGCTCCTTTCCCAGTTCAGAGGTGTCCCAGTGCTCCTTTCCCAGTTCAGAGGTGTCCCAGTGCTCCTTTCCCAGTTCAGAGGTGTCCCAGTGCTCCTTTCCCAGTTCAGAGGTGTCCCAGTGCTCCTTTCCCAGTTCAGAGGTGTCCCAGTGCTCCTTTCCCAGTTCAGAGGTGTCCCAGTGCTCCTTGCCCAGTTCAGAGGTGTCCCAGTGCTCCTTGCCCAGTTCCAGAGGTGTCCCAGTGCTCTCTCCCCACTTTTCCCAGTTCCAGAGGTGTGCCAGGGG
- the LOC127060368 gene encoding uncharacterized protein LOC127060368 isoform X17 yields the protein MGMGHSLAPFIPGIPWAWSIPWHPLTLESHGHGAFPGTLYPWNPMGMGHSLAPWNSMGMEHSLAPFNPGIPWAWGIPWHPLTLESHGHGAFPGTLESHGHGAFPGTLYPCHAVIPIHPLTPLILVSNPRPLTPHPCHPSVPVCCSLLPLHLPCSPSLPSWLVLEVSQCSFPSSEVSQCSLPSSEVSQCSFPSSEVSQCSFPSSEVSQCSFPSSEVSQCSFPSSEVSQCSFPSSEVSQCSFPSSEVSQCSFPSSEVSQCSLPSSEVSQCSLPSSRGVPVLSPHFSQFQRCARGGTGAQLGWFWWL from the exons ATGGGCATGGGGCATTCCCTGGCACCCTTTATCCCTGGAATCCCATGGGCATGGAGCATTCCCTGGCACCCTTTAACCCTGGAATCCCATGGGCATGGGGCATTCCCTGGCACCCTTTATCCCTGGAATCCCATGGGCATGGGGCATTCCCTGGCACCCTGGAATTCCATGGGCATGGAGCATTCCCTGGCACCCTTTAACCCTGGAATCCCATGGGCATGGGGCATTCCCTGGCACCCTTTAACCCTGGAATCCCATGGGCATGGGGCATTCCCTGGCACCCTGGAATCCCATGGGCATGGGGCATTCCCTGGCACCCTTTATCCCTGCCATGCTGTGATCCCAATCCATCCCCTCACACCTCTCATCCTTGTTTCCAATCCACGCCCTCTCACTCCtcatccctgccatccctctgtcccagtttgctgttctctgcttcccctccaccttccctgcagcccctctctcccctcctggcTCGTCCTAGAG GTGTCCCAGTGCTCCTTTCCCAGTTCAGAGGTGTCCCAGTGCTCCTTGCCCAGTTCAGAGGTGTCCCAGTGCTCCTTTCCCAGTTCAGAGGTGTCCCAGTGCTCCTTTCCCAGTTCAGAGGTGTCCCAGTGCTCCTTTCCCAGTTCAGAGGTGTCCCAGTGCTCCTTTCCCAGTTCAGAGGTGTCCCAGTGCTCCTTTCCCAGTTCAGAGGTGTCCCAGTGCTCCTTTCCCAGTTCAGAGGTGTCCCAGTGCTCCTTTCCCAGTTCAGAGGTGTCCCAGTGCTCCTTGCCCAGTTCAGAGGTGTCCCAGTGCTCCTTGCCCAGTTCCAGAGGTGTCCCAGTGCTCTCTCCCCACTTTTCCCAGTTCCAGAGGTGTGCCAGGGG
- the LOC127060368 gene encoding uncharacterized protein LOC127060368 isoform X10, which yields MGMGHSLAPFIPGIPWAWSIPWHPLTLESHGHGAFPGTLYPWNPMGMGHSLAPWNSMGMEHSLAPFNPGIPWAWGIPWHPLTLESHGHGAFPGTLESHGHGAFPGTLYPCHAVIPIHPLTPLILVSNPRPLTPHPCHPSVPVCCSLLPLHLPCSPSLPSWLVLEVSQCSFPSSEVSQCSFPSSEVSQCSFPSSEVSQCSLPSSEVSQCSFPSSEVSQCSFPSSEVSQCSFPSSEVSQCSFPSSEVSQCSFPSSEVSQCSFPSSEVSQCSFPSSEVSQCSLPSSEVSQCSLPSSRGVPVLSPHFSQFQRCARGGTGAQLGWFWWL from the exons ATGGGCATGGGGCATTCCCTGGCACCCTTTATCCCTGGAATCCCATGGGCATGGAGCATTCCCTGGCACCCTTTAACCCTGGAATCCCATGGGCATGGGGCATTCCCTGGCACCCTTTATCCCTGGAATCCCATGGGCATGGGGCATTCCCTGGCACCCTGGAATTCCATGGGCATGGAGCATTCCCTGGCACCCTTTAACCCTGGAATCCCATGGGCATGGGGCATTCCCTGGCACCCTTTAACCCTGGAATCCCATGGGCATGGGGCATTCCCTGGCACCCTGGAATCCCATGGGCATGGGGCATTCCCTGGCACCCTTTATCCCTGCCATGCTGTGATCCCAATCCATCCCCTCACACCTCTCATCCTTGTTTCCAATCCACGCCCTCTCACTCCtcatccctgccatccctctgtcccagtttgctgttctctgcttcccctccaccttccctgcagcccctctctcccctcctggcTCGTCCTAGAG GTGTCCCAGTGCTCCTTTCCCAGTTCAGAGGTGTCCCAGTGCTCCTTTCCCAGTTCAGAGGTGTCCCAGTGCTCCTTTCCCAGTTCAGAGGTGTCCCAGTGCTCCTTGCCCAGTTCAGAGGTGTCCCAGTGCTCCTTTCCCAGTTCAGAGGTGTCCCAGTGCTCCTTTCCCAGTTCAGAGGTGTCCCAGTGCTCCTTTCCCAGTTCAGAGGTGTCCCAGTGCTCCTTTCCCAGTTCAGAGGTGTCCCAGTGCTCCTTTCCCAGTTCAGAGGTGTCCCAGTGCTCCTTTCCCAGTTCAGAGGTGTCCCAGTGCTCCTTTCCCAGTTCAGAGGTGTCCCAGTGCTCCTTGCCCAGTTCAGAGGTGTCCCAGTGCTCCTTGCCCAGTTCCAGAGGTGTCCCAGTGCTCTCTCCCCACTTTTCCCAGTTCCAGAGGTGTGCCAGGGG
- the LOC127060368 gene encoding uncharacterized protein LOC127060368 isoform X7, translating to MGMGHSLAPFIPGIPWAWSIPWHPLTLESHGHGAFPGTLYPWNPMGMGHSLAPWNSMGMEHSLAPFNPGIPWAWGIPWHPLTLESHGHGAFPGTLESHGHGAFPGTLYPCHAVIPIHPLTPLILVSNPRPLTPHPCHPSVPVCCSLLPLHLPCSPSLPSWLVLEVSQCSFPSSEVSQCSFPSSEVSQCSFPSSEVSQCSFPSSEVSQCSLPSSEVSQCSFPSSEVSQCSFPSSEVSQCSFPSSEVSQCSFPSSEVSQCSFPSSEVSQCSFPSSEVSQCSFPSSEVSQCSLPSSEVSQCSLPSSRGVPVLSPHFSQFQRCARGGTGAQLGWFWWL from the exons ATGGGCATGGGGCATTCCCTGGCACCCTTTATCCCTGGAATCCCATGGGCATGGAGCATTCCCTGGCACCCTTTAACCCTGGAATCCCATGGGCATGGGGCATTCCCTGGCACCCTTTATCCCTGGAATCCCATGGGCATGGGGCATTCCCTGGCACCCTGGAATTCCATGGGCATGGAGCATTCCCTGGCACCCTTTAACCCTGGAATCCCATGGGCATGGGGCATTCCCTGGCACCCTTTAACCCTGGAATCCCATGGGCATGGGGCATTCCCTGGCACCCTGGAATCCCATGGGCATGGGGCATTCCCTGGCACCCTTTATCCCTGCCATGCTGTGATCCCAATCCATCCCCTCACACCTCTCATCCTTGTTTCCAATCCACGCCCTCTCACTCCtcatccctgccatccctctgtcccagtttgctgttctctgcttcccctccaccttccctgcagcccctctctcccctcctggcTCGTCCTAGAG GTGTCCCAGTGCTCCTTTCCCAGTTCAGAGGTGTCCCAGTGCTCCTTTCCCAGTTCAGAGGTGTCCCAGTGCTCCTTTCCCAGTTCAGAGGTGTCCCAGTGCTCCTTTCCCAGTTCAGAGGTGTCCCAGTGCTCCTTGCCCAGTTCAGAGGTGTCCCAGTGCTCCTTTCCCAGTTCAGAGGTGTCCCAGTGCTCCTTTCCCAGTTCAGAGGTGTCCCAGTGCTCCTTTCCCAGTTCAGAGGTGTCCCAGTGCTCCTTTCCCAGTTCAGAGGTGTCCCAGTGCTCCTTTCCCAGTTCAGAGGTGTCCCAGTGCTCCTTTCCCAGTTCAGAGGTGTCCCAGTGCTCCTTTCCCAGTTCAGAGGTGTCCCAGTGCTCCTTGCCCAGTTCAGAGGTGTCCCAGTGCTCCTTGCCCAGTTCCAGAGGTGTCCCAGTGCTCTCTCCCCACTTTTCCCAGTTCCAGAGGTGTGCCAGGGG
- the LOC127060368 gene encoding uncharacterized protein LOC127060368 isoform X11 yields the protein MGMGHSLAPFIPGIPWAWSIPWHPLTLESHGHGAFPGTLYPWNPMGMGHSLAPWNSMGMEHSLAPFNPGIPWAWGIPWHPLTLESHGHGAFPGTLESHGHGAFPGTLYPCHAVIPIHPLTPLILVSNPRPLTPHPCHPSVPVCCSLLPLHLPCSPSLPSWLVLEVSQCSLPSSEVSQCSFPSSEVSQCSFPSSEVSQCSLPSSEVSQCSFPSSEVSQCSFPSSEVSQCSFPSSEVSQCSFPSSEVSQCSFPSSEVSQCSFPSSEVSQCSFPSSEVSQCSLPSSEVSQCSLPSSRGVPVLSPHFSQFQRCARGGTGAQLGWFWWL from the exons ATGGGCATGGGGCATTCCCTGGCACCCTTTATCCCTGGAATCCCATGGGCATGGAGCATTCCCTGGCACCCTTTAACCCTGGAATCCCATGGGCATGGGGCATTCCCTGGCACCCTTTATCCCTGGAATCCCATGGGCATGGGGCATTCCCTGGCACCCTGGAATTCCATGGGCATGGAGCATTCCCTGGCACCCTTTAACCCTGGAATCCCATGGGCATGGGGCATTCCCTGGCACCCTTTAACCCTGGAATCCCATGGGCATGGGGCATTCCCTGGCACCCTGGAATCCCATGGGCATGGGGCATTCCCTGGCACCCTTTATCCCTGCCATGCTGTGATCCCAATCCATCCCCTCACACCTCTCATCCTTGTTTCCAATCCACGCCCTCTCACTCCtcatccctgccatccctctgtcccagtttgctgttctctgcttcccctccaccttccctgcagcccctctctcccctcctggcTCGTCCTAGAGGTGTCCCAGTGCTCCTTGCCCAGTTCAGAG GTGTCCCAGTGCTCCTTTCCCAGTTCAGAGGTGTCCCAGTGCTCCTTTCCCAGTTCAGAGGTGTCCCAGTGCTCCTTGCCCAGTTCAGAGGTGTCCCAGTGCTCCTTTCCCAGTTCAGAGGTGTCCCAGTGCTCCTTTCCCAGTTCAGAGGTGTCCCAGTGCTCCTTTCCCAGTTCAGAGGTGTCCCAGTGCTCCTTTCCCAGTTCAGAGGTGTCCCAGTGCTCCTTTCCCAGTTCAGAGGTGTCCCAGTGCTCCTTTCCCAGTTCAGAGGTGTCCCAGTGCTCCTTTCCCAGTTCAGAGGTGTCCCAGTGCTCCTTGCCCAGTTCAGAGGTGTCCCAGTGCTCCTTGCCCAGTTCCAGAGGTGTCCCAGTGCTCTCTCCCCACTTTTCCCAGTTCCAGAGGTGTGCCAGGGG
- the LOC127060368 gene encoding uncharacterized protein LOC127060368 isoform X21, with product MGMGHSLAPFIPGIPWAWSIPWHPLTLESHGHGAFPGTLYPWNPMGMGHSLAPWNSMGMEHSLAPFNPGIPWAWGIPWHPLTLESHGHGAFPGTLESHGHGAFPGTLYPCHAVIPIHPLTPLILVSNPRPLTPHPCHPSVPVCCSLLPLHLPCSPSLPSWLVLEVSQCSLPSSEVSQCSFPSSEVSQCSFPSSEVSQCSFPSSEVSQCSFPSSEVSQCSFPSSEVSQCSFPSSEVSQCSLPSSEVSQCSFPSSEVSQCSLPSSEVSQCSLPSSRGVPVLSPHFSQFQRCARGGTGAQLGWFWWL from the exons ATGGGCATGGGGCATTCCCTGGCACCCTTTATCCCTGGAATCCCATGGGCATGGAGCATTCCCTGGCACCCTTTAACCCTGGAATCCCATGGGCATGGGGCATTCCCTGGCACCCTTTATCCCTGGAATCCCATGGGCATGGGGCATTCCCTGGCACCCTGGAATTCCATGGGCATGGAGCATTCCCTGGCACCCTTTAACCCTGGAATCCCATGGGCATGGGGCATTCCCTGGCACCCTTTAACCCTGGAATCCCATGGGCATGGGGCATTCCCTGGCACCCTGGAATCCCATGGGCATGGGGCATTCCCTGGCACCCTTTATCCCTGCCATGCTGTGATCCCAATCCATCCCCTCACACCTCTCATCCTTGTTTCCAATCCACGCCCTCTCACTCCtcatccctgccatccctctgtcccagtttgctgttctctgcttcccctccaccttccctgcagcccctctctcccctcctggcTCGTCCTAGAGGTGTCCCAGTGCTCCTTGCCCAGTTCAGAGGTGTCCCAGTGCTCCTTTCCCAGTTCAGAGGTGTCCCAGTGCTCCTTTCCCAGTTCAGAGGTGTCCCAGTGCTCCTTTCCCAGTTCAGAGGTGTCCCAGTGCTCCTTTCCCAGTTCAGAGGTGTCCCAGTGCTCCTTTCCCAGTTCAGAGGTGTCCCAGTGCTCCTTTCCCAGTTCAGAGGTGTCCCAGTGCTCCTTGCCCAGTTCAGAG GTGTCCCAGTGCTCCTTTCCCAGTTCAGAGGTGTCCCAGTGCTCCTTGCCCAGTTCAGAGGTGTCCCAGTGCTCCTTGCCCAGTTCCAGAGGTGTCCCAGTGCTCTCTCCCCACTTTTCCCAGTTCCAGAGGTGTGCCAGGGG
- the LOC127060368 gene encoding mucin-19 isoform X3, producing the protein MGMGHSLAPFIPGIPWAWSIPWHPLTLESHGHGAFPGTLYPWNPMGMGHSLAPWNSMGMEHSLAPFNPGIPWAWGIPWHPLTLESHGHGAFPGTLESHGHGAFPGTLYPCHAVIPIHPLTPLILVSNPRPLTPHPCHPSVPVCCSLLPLHLPCSPSLPSWLVLEVSQCSLPSSEVSQCSFPSSEVSQCSFPSSEVSQCSFPSSEVSQCSFPSSEVSQCSFPSSEVSQCSFPSSEVSQCSLPSSEVSQCSFPSSEVSQCSFPSSEVSQCSFPSSEVSQCSFPSSEVSQCSFPSSEVSQCSFPSSEVSQCSFPSSEVSQCSLPSSRGVPVLSPHFSQFQRCARGGTGAQLGWFWWL; encoded by the exons ATGGGCATGGGGCATTCCCTGGCACCCTTTATCCCTGGAATCCCATGGGCATGGAGCATTCCCTGGCACCCTTTAACCCTGGAATCCCATGGGCATGGGGCATTCCCTGGCACCCTTTATCCCTGGAATCCCATGGGCATGGGGCATTCCCTGGCACCCTGGAATTCCATGGGCATGGAGCATTCCCTGGCACCCTTTAACCCTGGAATCCCATGGGCATGGGGCATTCCCTGGCACCCTTTAACCCTGGAATCCCATGGGCATGGGGCATTCCCTGGCACCCTGGAATCCCATGGGCATGGGGCATTCCCTGGCACCCTTTATCCCTGCCATGCTGTGATCCCAATCCATCCCCTCACACCTCTCATCCTTGTTTCCAATCCACGCCCTCTCACTCCtcatccctgccatccctctgtcccagtttgctgttctctgcttcccctccaccttccctgcagcccctctctcccctcctggcTCGTCCTAGAGGTGTCCCAGTGCTCCTTGCCCAGTTCAGAGGTGTCCCAGTGCTCCTTTCCCAGTTCAGAGGTGTCCCAGTGCTCCTTTCCCAGTTCAGAGGTGTCCCAGTGCTCCTTTCCCAGTTCAGAGGTGTCCCAGTGCTCCTTTCCCAGTTCAGAGGTGTCCCAGTGCTCCTTTCCCAGTTCAGAGGTGTCCCAGTGCTCCTTTCCCAGTTCAGAGGTGTCCCAGTGCTCCTTGCCCAGTTCAGAGGTGTCCCAGTGCTCCTTTCCCAGTTCAGAGGTGTCCCAGTGCTCCTTTCCCAGTTCAGAGGTGTCCCAGTGCTCCTTTCCCAGTTCAGAGGTGTCCCAGTGCTCCTTTCCCAGTTCAGAGGTGTCCCAGTGCTCCTTTCCCAGTTCAGAGGTGTCCCAGTGCTCCTTTCCCAGTTCAGAGGTGTCCCAGTGCTCCTTTCCCAGTTCAGAG GTGTCCCAGTGCTCCTTGCCCAGTTCCAGAGGTGTCCCAGTGCTCTCTCCCCACTTTTCCCAGTTCCAGAGGTGTGCCAGGGG
- the LOC127060368 gene encoding uncharacterized protein LOC127060368 isoform X4 encodes MGMGHSLAPFIPGIPWAWSIPWHPLTLESHGHGAFPGTLYPWNPMGMGHSLAPWNSMGMEHSLAPFNPGIPWAWGIPWHPLTLESHGHGAFPGTLESHGHGAFPGTLYPCHAVIPIHPLTPLILVSNPRPLTPHPCHPSVPVCCSLLPLHLPCSPSLPSWLVLEVSQCSLPSSEVSQCSFPSSEVSQCSFPSSEVSQCSFPSSEVSQCSFPSSEVSQCSFPSSEVSQCSFPSSEVSQCSFPSSEVSQCSFPSSEVSQCSFPSSEVSQCSFPSSEVSQCSFPSSEVSQCSFPSSEVSQCSLPSSEVSQCSLPSSRGVPVLSPHFSQFQRCARGGTGAQLGWFWWL; translated from the exons ATGGGCATGGGGCATTCCCTGGCACCCTTTATCCCTGGAATCCCATGGGCATGGAGCATTCCCTGGCACCCTTTAACCCTGGAATCCCATGGGCATGGGGCATTCCCTGGCACCCTTTATCCCTGGAATCCCATGGGCATGGGGCATTCCCTGGCACCCTGGAATTCCATGGGCATGGAGCATTCCCTGGCACCCTTTAACCCTGGAATCCCATGGGCATGGGGCATTCCCTGGCACCCTTTAACCCTGGAATCCCATGGGCATGGGGCATTCCCTGGCACCCTGGAATCCCATGGGCATGGGGCATTCCCTGGCACCCTTTATCCCTGCCATGCTGTGATCCCAATCCATCCCCTCACACCTCTCATCCTTGTTTCCAATCCACGCCCTCTCACTCCtcatccctgccatccctctgtcccagtttgctgttctctgcttcccctccaccttccctgcagcccctctctcccctcctggcTCGTCCTAGAGGTGTCCCAGTGCTCCTTGCCCAGTTCAGAGGTGTCCCAGTGCTCCTTTCCCAGTTCAGAGGTGTCCCAGTGCTCCTTTCCCAGTTCAGAGGTGTCCCAGTGCTCCTTTCCCAGTTCAGAGGTGTCCCAGTGCTCCTTTCCCAGTTCAGAGGTGTCCCAGTGCTCCTTTCCCAGTTCAGAG GTGTCCCAGTGCTCCTTTCCCAGTTCAGAGGTGTCCCAGTGCTCCTTTCCCAGTTCAGAGGTGTCCCAGTGCTCCTTTCCCAGTTCAGAGGTGTCCCAGTGCTCCTTTCCCAGTTCAGAGGTGTCCCAGTGCTCCTTTCCCAGTTCAGAGGTGTCCCAGTGCTCCTTTCCCAGTTCAGAGGTGTCCCAGTGCTCCTTTCCCAGTTCAGAGGTGTCCCAGTGCTCCTTGCCCAGTTCAGAGGTGTCCCAGTGCTCCTTGCCCAGTTCCAGAGGTGTCCCAGTGCTCTCTCCCCACTTTTCCCAGTTCCAGAGGTGTGCCAGGGG
- the LOC127060368 gene encoding mucin-19 isoform X1, translating to MGMGHSLAPFIPGIPWAWSIPWHPLTLESHGHGAFPGTLYPWNPMGMGHSLAPWNSMGMEHSLAPFNPGIPWAWGIPWHPLTLESHGHGAFPGTLESHGHGAFPGTLYPCHAVIPIHPLTPLILVSNPRPLTPHPCHPSVPVCCSLLPLHLPCSPSLPSWLVLEVSQCSLPSSEVSQCSFPSSEVSQCSFPSSEVSQCSFPSSEVSQCSFPSSEVSQCSFPSSEVSQCSFPSSEVSQCSFPSSEVSQCSFPSSEVSQCSFPSSEVSQCSFPSSEVSQCSFPSSEVSQCSFPSSEVSQCSFPSSEVSQCSLPSSEVSQCSLPSSRGVPVLSPHFSQFQRCARGGTGAQLGWFWWL from the exons ATGGGCATGGGGCATTCCCTGGCACCCTTTATCCCTGGAATCCCATGGGCATGGAGCATTCCCTGGCACCCTTTAACCCTGGAATCCCATGGGCATGGGGCATTCCCTGGCACCCTTTATCCCTGGAATCCCATGGGCATGGGGCATTCCCTGGCACCCTGGAATTCCATGGGCATGGAGCATTCCCTGGCACCCTTTAACCCTGGAATCCCATGGGCATGGGGCATTCCCTGGCACCCTTTAACCCTGGAATCCCATGGGCATGGGGCATTCCCTGGCACCCTGGAATCCCATGGGCATGGGGCATTCCCTGGCACCCTTTATCCCTGCCATGCTGTGATCCCAATCCATCCCCTCACACCTCTCATCCTTGTTTCCAATCCACGCCCTCTCACTCCtcatccctgccatccctctgtcccagtttgctgttctctgcttcccctccaccttccctgcagcccctctctcccctcctggcTCGTCCTAGAGGTGTCCCAGTGCTCCTTGCCCAGTTCAGAGGTGTCCCAGTGCTCCTTTCCCAGTTCAGAGGTGTCCCAGTGCTCCTTTCCCAGTTCAGAGGTGTCCCAGTGCTCCTTTCCCAGTTCAGAGGTGTCCCAGTGCTCCTTTCCCAGTTCAGAGGTGTCCCAGTGCTCCTTTCCCAGTTCAGAGGTGTCCCAGTGCTCCTTTCCCAGTTCAGAG GTGTCCCAGTGCTCCTTTCCCAGTTCAGAGGTGTCCCAGTGCTCCTTTCCCAGTTCAGAGGTGTCCCAGTGCTCCTTTCCCAGTTCAGAGGTGTCCCAGTGCTCCTTTCCCAGTTCAGAGGTGTCCCAGTGCTCCTTTCCCAGTTCAGAGGTGTCCCAGTGCTCCTTTCCCAGTTCAGAGGTGTCCCAGTGCTCCTTTCCCAGTTCAGAGGTGTCCCAGTGCTCCTTGCCCAGTTCAGAGGTGTCCCAGTGCTCCTTGCCCAGTTCCAGAGGTGTCCCAGTGCTCTCTCCCCACTTTTCCCAGTTCCAGAGGTGTGCCAGGGG
- the LOC127060368 gene encoding uncharacterized protein LOC127060368 isoform X6: protein MGMGHSLAPFIPGIPWAWSIPWHPLTLESHGHGAFPGTLYPWNPMGMGHSLAPWNSMGMEHSLAPFNPGIPWAWGIPWHPLTLESHGHGAFPGTLESHGHGAFPGTLYPCHAVIPIHPLTPLILVSNPRPLTPHPCHPSVPVCCSLLPLHLPCSPSLPSWLVLEVSQCSLPSSEVSQCSFPSSEVSQCSFPSSEVSQCSFPSSEVSQCSFPSSEVSQCSFPSSEVSQCSFPSSEVSQCSLPSSEVSQCSFPSSEVSQCSFPSSEVSQCSFPSSEVSQCSFPSSEVSQCSFPSSEVSQCSFPSSEVSQCSLPSSRGVPVLSPHFSQFQRCARGGTGAQLGWFWWL, encoded by the exons ATGGGCATGGGGCATTCCCTGGCACCCTTTATCCCTGGAATCCCATGGGCATGGAGCATTCCCTGGCACCCTTTAACCCTGGAATCCCATGGGCATGGGGCATTCCCTGGCACCCTTTATCCCTGGAATCCCATGGGCATGGGGCATTCCCTGGCACCCTGGAATTCCATGGGCATGGAGCATTCCCTGGCACCCTTTAACCCTGGAATCCCATGGGCATGGGGCATTCCCTGGCACCCTTTAACCCTGGAATCCCATGGGCATGGGGCATTCCCTGGCACCCTGGAATCCCATGGGCATGGGGCATTCCCTGGCACCCTTTATCCCTGCCATGCTGTGATCCCAATCCATCCCCTCACACCTCTCATCCTTGTTTCCAATCCACGCCCTCTCACTCCtcatccctgccatccctctgtcccagtttgctgttctctgcttcccctccaccttccctgcagcccctctctcccctcctggcTCGTCCTAGAGGTGTCCCAGTGCTCCTTGCCCAGTTCAGAGGTGTCCCAGTGCTCCTTTCCCAGTTCAGAGGTGTCCCAGTGCTCCTTTCCCAGTTCAGAGGTGTCCCAGTGCTCCTTTCCCAGTTCAGAGGTGTCCCAGTGCTCCTTTCCCAGTTCAGAGGTGTCCCAGTGCTCCTTTCCCAGTTCAGAGGTGTCCCAGTGCTCCTTTCCCAGTTCAGAGGTGTCCCAGTGCTCCTTGCCCAGTTCAGAGGTGTCCCAGTGCTCCTTTCCCAGTTCAGAGGTGTCCCAGTGCTCCTTTCCCAGTTCAGAGGTGTCCCAGTGCTCCTTTCCCAGTTCAGAGGTGTCCCAGTGCTCCTTTCCCAGTTCAGAGGTGTCCCAGTGCTCCTTTCCCAGTTCAGAGGTGTCCCAGTGCTCCTTTCCCAGTTCAGAG GTGTCCCAGTGCTCCTTGCCCAGTTCCAGAGGTGTCCCAGTGCTCTCTCCCCACTTTTCCCAGTTCCAGAGGTGTGCCAGGGG